The Euphorbia lathyris chromosome 2, ddEupLath1.1, whole genome shotgun sequence genome includes a window with the following:
- the LOC136219605 gene encoding LOW QUALITY PROTEIN: proteinase inhibitor (The sequence of the model RefSeq protein was modified relative to this genomic sequence to represent the inferred CDS: inserted 2 bases in 1 codon), which produces MSTSCEGKSSWPELVDLNGEAATVIIMKENPKVNAHTVKEGSLVXDFRCDRVRVFIDDQHTVTQVPHIG; this is translated from the exons atgTCTACTTCTTGTGAAG GAAAGAGTTCATGGCCGGAGCTAGTTGACTTGAATGGTGAAGCAGCAACTGTTATTATCATGAAGGAAAACCCAAAGGTGAATGCCCACACCGTCAAAGAAGGGTCACTGGT TGACTTCCGGTGCGATAGGGTTCGGGTTTTCATTGATGACCAACACACTGTGACTCAGGTGCCTCATATTGGTTAA